From the Oryza glaberrima chromosome 5, OglaRS2, whole genome shotgun sequence genome, one window contains:
- the LOC127774365 gene encoding uncharacterized protein LOC127774365: MGIRRRSERLLRAMACCRIVLVFFFFFFFCVCVLVATTTTTDAVKGTSAAAAGGGGGGGRWTELTAGSPARYSAGADEFRGSKRRIPKGPDPIHNRRAGKTTVAPRRRD; encoded by the exons ATGGGAATCAGGCGGCGGTCAGAGAGGTTGCTAAGGGCAATGGCGTGCTGCAGGATAGttcttgtcttcttcttcttcttcttcttctgcgtCTGCGTcttggtggcgacgacgacgacgacggatgcTGTGAAGGGTACGAGTGCTGCggccgctggcggcggcggcggcggcgggaggtggacgGAGTTGACGGcggggtcgccggcgaggtacTCGGCCGGTGCAGACGAGTTCAGAGGCAGCAAGAGGAGGATCCCCAAGGGGCCTGACCCTATTCACAACAG GCGTGCCGGGAAGACGACGGTTGCGCCGCGGCGGAGAGACtag